Proteins encoded by one window of Armatimonadota bacterium:
- a CDS encoding alkaline phosphatase family protein produces MTQHVVVIGLDCAAPDLVFQQFRSGLPTLSRFMERGVWGEMESTIPPITVPAWMCMMTGRDPGELGVYGFRNRRDHSYDGLTFASSRMIDAPALWDILGAGGLQTITLGTPLTYPVRPIEGLMVSGFLAPDTQSNFTWPPSLRDEILGVAPDYALDVRDFRTNDKDRLLSDVIAMTRSRFRVGRHLLEHHPWNLFVMVEIGLDRMHHGFWRFHDPEHRAFEPGNALQHAIRDYYRLLDGEIRELIDGLPSDTLVLVVSDHGAKRLEGGLCFNDWLIAEDYLVLKSAPVCPTRFDPELVDWSRTRAWGDGGYYGRLFLNIAGREPAGIVPPEDVEALKNELTAKLERLTDEHGAPLGSQVFQPHATYRTVKGVAPDLIVYFGDLSWRSIGSVGNRSIWTHDNDTGPDDANHAQQGIFMMAERGALLEQRSGTTTTQPERKDISIYDVAPTVLAALGVAAPAGVGRHAVAQSDGGASAYTAEEEAELARRLSDLGYL; encoded by the coding sequence ATGACCCAGCACGTGGTCGTTATCGGTCTCGATTGCGCCGCTCCCGACCTGGTCTTCCAGCAGTTCCGCTCCGGACTGCCGACACTGTCGCGGTTCATGGAGCGGGGTGTTTGGGGTGAGATGGAGAGCACCATTCCGCCGATAACCGTGCCGGCGTGGATGTGCATGATGACTGGACGCGACCCTGGCGAACTTGGGGTCTACGGTTTCCGCAATCGTCGCGACCACAGCTACGACGGCCTCACGTTTGCCAGCAGCCGTATGATCGACGCACCGGCCCTTTGGGACATCCTCGGCGCCGGCGGACTGCAAACCATCACGCTTGGCACGCCGCTTACCTATCCGGTTCGGCCTATTGAGGGCCTCATGGTATCGGGGTTTCTCGCTCCAGACACGCAGTCCAACTTCACCTGGCCGCCTTCGCTGCGAGATGAGATTCTGGGCGTCGCGCCCGATTACGCCCTGGATGTCCGCGACTTTCGAACGAACGATAAAGACCGGCTCCTTAGCGACGTTATCGCCATGACGCGGAGCCGGTTCCGCGTCGGCCGCCATCTTCTCGAACACCATCCCTGGAACCTGTTTGTGATGGTGGAGATTGGTTTGGACCGTATGCATCACGGTTTCTGGCGCTTCCACGATCCAGAGCACCGCGCGTTTGAGCCGGGCAATGCCCTTCAGCATGCCATCCGCGACTACTACCGCCTGCTGGATGGCGAGATCCGCGAACTCATTGACGGGCTGCCCTCCGATACGCTCGTGCTGGTTGTTTCGGACCACGGCGCCAAACGGCTGGAAGGGGGCTTATGCTTTAATGACTGGCTGATCGCGGAAGACTATCTGGTTCTGAAGAGCGCACCGGTTTGCCCCACTCGATTCGACCCCGAACTGGTGGATTGGAGCCGGACACGCGCCTGGGGTGATGGAGGGTACTACGGGCGGCTCTTCCTGAACATTGCGGGCCGTGAGCCGGCCGGTATTGTCCCACCGGAGGATGTGGAGGCGCTGAAGAATGAGCTGACGGCGAAGCTGGAGCGGCTCACCGATGAGCACGGCGCGCCGCTCGGCAGCCAGGTGTTCCAGCCACACGCCACCTACCGGACCGTGAAGGGCGTGGCGCCCGACCTGATCGTCTACTTCGGTGACCTCTCGTGGCGCTCGATCGGCTCAGTGGGCAACAGGTCAATCTGGACACATGACAACGACACCGGCCCGGACGATGCCAATCACGCTCAACAGGGAATCTTTATGATGGCGGAACGCGGAGCGCTGCTGGAGCAGCGCTCCGGTACCACGACAACACAGCCAGAGCGCAAGGATATCTCGATCTACGATGTTGCCCCAACAGTTCTGGCGGCACTTGGCGTAGCGG
- a CDS encoding ABC transporter permease, with protein sequence MQYFYAFLTALDNLRANKLRSALTMLGVIIGVTAVIMMVAILEGSMSRVTGEFQKLGSNLIIIVYNPDKADLKKTTRRITGLTMEDVAAIQQQCNLIGQVSPEMQLTGGGSAEYEGRELDVTGDGVGAEYAQLRNAVVQEGRFISNQDVRTWAKVCVIGSEVKDKLFLKEDPIGKDLSVNGIYLTVVGVLEPKGRTFNGDADLQVFIPISTVQKRLLGTENVSAIYAEPVSLKQMDAAKDQVWRLLMLRYNNLPGFTVDSMDNILDSIRRVIAIFTMLLGSIAGLALLVGGIGIMNIMLVSVTERTREIGLRKAVGARGRDILLQFLIEAAVLSGTGGLTGVLLGSSAAWFIGFATQFIPSLTNPRSGEKGIAMYVPPSLAIGALVFSAGVGMFFGIYPAYRASKLDPIEALRHE encoded by the coding sequence ATGCAGTACTTCTATGCCTTCCTGACGGCCCTCGACAACCTCAGGGCCAACAAGCTGCGCTCAGCGCTCACCATGCTGGGCGTCATCATCGGCGTGACCGCTGTTATTATGATGGTGGCTATTCTGGAAGGCTCTATGTCGCGCGTCACGGGCGAGTTCCAGAAGCTCGGCTCCAATCTCATCATAATTGTTTACAACCCCGATAAAGCTGACCTGAAAAAGACGACGCGGCGCATAACCGGGCTTACGATGGAGGACGTGGCTGCCATTCAACAGCAGTGCAACCTTATCGGCCAGGTATCGCCCGAAATGCAGCTTACCGGCGGCGGATCGGCGGAGTACGAGGGTCGCGAGCTCGATGTCACCGGCGATGGCGTAGGCGCCGAGTACGCGCAGCTGCGCAACGCGGTCGTGCAAGAGGGGCGATTCATTTCTAACCAGGATGTGCGCACGTGGGCAAAGGTGTGCGTCATCGGCTCGGAGGTGAAAGACAAGCTCTTTCTCAAGGAAGACCCGATCGGCAAGGACCTGAGTGTGAACGGCATCTATCTCACTGTGGTAGGTGTGCTGGAGCCGAAGGGTCGCACGTTCAACGGCGATGCCGATTTGCAGGTTTTTATCCCCATAAGCACGGTCCAGAAGCGGCTGCTGGGTACCGAAAACGTCAGCGCCATCTATGCGGAACCGGTGAGTTTGAAGCAGATGGACGCCGCAAAGGATCAGGTTTGGCGCCTGTTGATGCTGCGATACAATAACCTGCCCGGCTTCACCGTGGACAGCATGGACAATATCCTCGACAGCATCCGGCGGGTTATCGCCATCTTCACGATGCTGTTGGGCTCCATCGCCGGACTCGCGCTCCTTGTGGGCGGCATCGGCATTATGAATATCATGCTGGTTTCCGTGACCGAGCGCACGCGGGAAATCGGACTCCGCAAGGCCGTTGGCGCCCGCGGGCGCGATATTCTCCTTCAGTTCCTCATCGAGGCTGCGGTGTTGTCGGGTACCGGCGGGCTGACCGGAGTATTGCTGGGCAGTTCGGCAGCGTGGTTCATCGGTTTCGCCACGCAGTTCATACCGTCGCTCACCAACCCCAGGTCGGGCGAAAAGGGCATCGCCATGTACGTGCCGCCGAGCCTGGCAATTGGCGCGCTAGTGTTCTCCGCAGGCGTCGGCATGTTCTTCGGCATCTATCCGGCATACCGCGCGTCCAAGCTCGATCCCATCGAAGCGCTGAGGCACGAATAG
- a CDS encoding HlyD family efflux transporter periplasmic adaptor subunit, producing MKKKLLYFCALPFVVFVLVIVLAARVLLHPTPKAIQTDTATTGNVSIKVVETGTIEPLHKVDVKSRVAGRISVLYVDEGASVAQGQVLGRIDPQQIDTQVNAQRAQLESADARIASARKSMQFQLTATTTGVNEAEQNLRAAAAALKEAEIESAVQPKLTTAGIQAAAANLASQQQVLNAQEQSLKLLKETTNPQAVVSAQVAVDQAKAQRDNARLNMQRQHQLLAKGFVSAQAVDQADTDYQVAQSHLQDVAQHLALVRQANALQLATAEAQVAGAQQQVRQMRAALNQARSTPLNQQKVAALESARATYLQDVAQLEAARSQVIQNGVKSDAINGAVADAAQIQQGLQGLLVNQRDTTILAPMSGVVTKRFVEAGELVTSGIESFNSGTAIFEIADLAKMLVTVDINEVDVAKVRRGMLAEVTIDAAPGVIFTGHVLKVAPAAIGSSSDTGTSASTTAAANTQQVIRFEVKIQMDHADRRLKPGMSARCSIIVARRRSVVMVPNECVTGTGANATVQVLRNVIVKGVPTQKPTPVPVVAGLRGDEYTEIVSGLKAGDKVVPAPYTGPPRKTFDINAQMGG from the coding sequence ATGAAGAAAAAACTGCTCTACTTCTGCGCCTTGCCGTTCGTGGTTTTCGTGCTCGTGATCGTTCTCGCAGCCCGAGTCCTCCTTCATCCCACGCCGAAGGCGATCCAGACGGACACGGCCACTACCGGAAACGTTTCGATCAAGGTCGTGGAGACAGGAACCATTGAGCCACTCCACAAAGTAGACGTCAAGTCTCGCGTGGCCGGCCGTATCTCCGTTCTGTATGTGGATGAGGGCGCGAGCGTTGCTCAGGGTCAGGTTTTGGGTCGCATCGATCCGCAGCAGATCGATACGCAGGTGAATGCCCAGCGCGCCCAGCTCGAGAGTGCCGATGCGCGCATTGCGTCGGCACGCAAGTCGATGCAGTTTCAGCTCACGGCTACCACCACGGGCGTCAATGAAGCGGAGCAGAACCTGCGGGCAGCGGCTGCTGCCCTGAAAGAGGCCGAGATCGAGTCGGCGGTCCAGCCAAAGCTGACCACCGCCGGCATCCAGGCGGCTGCCGCCAACCTTGCCAGCCAGCAGCAGGTGCTGAACGCGCAAGAGCAGAGTCTGAAGTTGCTGAAGGAGACGACCAACCCGCAGGCAGTGGTCTCGGCACAGGTTGCGGTGGACCAGGCGAAGGCACAGCGGGACAACGCCCGGCTGAACATGCAGCGCCAGCACCAGTTGCTGGCCAAGGGGTTTGTATCGGCGCAGGCAGTCGATCAGGCCGATACCGATTACCAGGTGGCGCAATCGCATCTGCAGGATGTGGCGCAGCACCTGGCTCTGGTGCGGCAGGCAAACGCGCTTCAGCTTGCCACCGCGGAGGCGCAGGTTGCGGGCGCTCAGCAGCAGGTACGGCAGATGCGTGCCGCACTGAACCAGGCCAGGAGCACGCCGCTTAACCAGCAAAAGGTAGCTGCATTGGAAAGCGCCCGCGCTACGTACCTGCAGGACGTGGCCCAACTTGAGGCAGCACGGTCGCAGGTGATACAGAACGGTGTGAAGTCCGACGCCATCAATGGCGCGGTTGCGGATGCGGCGCAGATCCAGCAGGGGCTGCAGGGACTGCTCGTCAACCAGCGCGATACAACCATTCTGGCGCCGATGTCCGGCGTAGTGACCAAGCGCTTCGTCGAGGCCGGAGAACTCGTCACGTCCGGTATCGAGTCGTTCAACTCGGGCACCGCGATTTTTGAGATTGCCGACCTGGCAAAGATGCTCGTCACCGTGGATATAAACGAAGTGGATGTGGCTAAGGTCCGCCGGGGAATGCTCGCCGAGGTCACCATCGACGCGGCGCCCGGGGTCATCTTCACCGGTCACGTGCTCAAGGTAGCGCCGGCCGCTATCGGCAGTAGCTCCGATACCGGCACGTCGGCATCAACCACCGCGGCGGCGAATACACAGCAGGTGATACGGTTCGAGGTCAAGATTCAGATGGATCACGCGGATCGGCGCCTCAAGCCCGGAATGAGCGCACGATGCTCGATTATAGTGGCGCGCCGCCGCAGTGTGGTGATGGTGCCCAACGAGTGTGTCACCGGTACCGGGGCGAATGCCACGGTCCAGGTACTGCGCAACGTGATCGTGAAGGGCGTGCCCACGCAAAAGCCGACGCCGGTGCCCGTGGTGGCCGGCTTGCGCGGCGATGAGTATACGGAGATCGTCTCGGGCCTCAAGGCGGGTGACAAGGTTGTGCCTGCGCCGTATACCGGTCCGCCGCGCAAAACGTTCGACATCAACGCCCAGATGGGAGGCTGA
- a CDS encoding M3 family oligoendopeptidase, protein MTVADLPRWDLTPFFPSLDSSEFRQALDSAEAEIRAMQVLFDKHNVRRRTESEVDTALVTAWEDVTTALNGTLEEVHLLEAYLACLVTTNAKDEIAQSFESRLETAAQPLQQLMTRYTAWCGTTDIDELQKRSPLAAQYGYLLSRAQQLAGHQMSESEEALAVDLRSSGLAAWGALHGKMSALLSAPVDAGKGVEQLPLSAVRALAADADRAVRQRAWEAEQVAWESVSVPLAAALNGIKGWQQTLRARRSFGSDVEPTLIANGIDAITLEAMQAACIESFPDFHRYLRAKAKWLGVPVLAWWDISAPVGKEARIWGWAEASEFVASSFNRYSARLGDFATAAFRDEWVDAGPRLGKEGGAYCMGLSPGVSRVLMNFSGSFTDVSTLAHELGHAYHNLNLGKHAILQRRTPSTLAETASIFCETLTFDGALQGASSDDTIVLLDTVLQRNLQVVVDIHSRFLFERGVFQRRAQRNLTVTELCDLMTECQRAAYDSAVDPLHPWMWAVKGHYYGPTFYNYPYTYGLLFGLGLYSLYRNSSDTFKPQYDDLLASTGTADAVSLAARFGIDVTSTSFWRASLDIIRGQIAEFESAVAAAGK, encoded by the coding sequence GTCCGAAGTGGATACGGCCTTGGTCACCGCTTGGGAGGATGTGACGACGGCGTTGAACGGTACGCTCGAAGAGGTGCACCTTCTCGAGGCGTACCTGGCATGCCTGGTAACCACGAACGCGAAGGACGAGATTGCGCAGTCATTCGAGTCCCGCCTGGAGACCGCTGCGCAGCCACTGCAGCAGCTGATGACCCGGTACACGGCGTGGTGCGGCACGACCGATATCGACGAGCTGCAGAAGCGGAGTCCGCTTGCGGCGCAGTACGGCTACCTGCTATCTCGCGCTCAACAGTTGGCCGGCCACCAGATGAGCGAAAGCGAGGAGGCGCTGGCGGTTGACTTGCGGTCATCGGGGCTGGCGGCATGGGGAGCGCTCCATGGCAAGATGTCTGCACTTCTTTCCGCGCCGGTAGATGCCGGCAAGGGCGTGGAGCAGCTGCCGTTGAGCGCAGTGCGTGCTTTGGCCGCCGATGCCGACCGCGCTGTGCGGCAGCGCGCCTGGGAAGCCGAGCAAGTGGCGTGGGAGAGCGTGAGTGTTCCGCTGGCGGCGGCTCTGAACGGGATCAAGGGTTGGCAGCAGACGCTGCGTGCCCGGCGCTCGTTCGGCAGCGACGTAGAGCCGACGCTGATTGCCAACGGCATCGACGCCATCACTCTGGAGGCGATGCAGGCGGCATGCATCGAGTCGTTTCCCGATTTTCATCGCTACCTCAGGGCCAAGGCGAAGTGGCTCGGAGTTCCCGTCCTGGCGTGGTGGGATATTTCGGCTCCTGTGGGCAAGGAGGCGCGCATTTGGGGCTGGGCGGAAGCTTCCGAGTTTGTTGCATCCAGTTTCAACCGGTACAGCGCGCGACTGGGCGATTTCGCTACTGCGGCATTTCGGGACGAATGGGTAGACGCGGGTCCCCGGCTTGGAAAGGAGGGTGGCGCCTACTGCATGGGGCTCTCACCCGGTGTGTCACGCGTGTTGATGAACTTTTCCGGATCGTTTACGGATGTCAGCACACTGGCCCATGAACTGGGCCATGCGTACCACAATCTGAACCTGGGCAAGCACGCGATCCTGCAGCGGCGCACGCCGAGTACGCTGGCCGAGACGGCGAGCATCTTCTGTGAGACGCTTACGTTTGACGGAGCGCTTCAGGGAGCCTCCAGCGACGACACGATTGTGCTTCTCGACACGGTGCTGCAGCGCAACCTGCAGGTGGTGGTTGATATCCACTCGCGGTTCCTGTTTGAGCGCGGAGTATTCCAGCGCCGTGCTCAGCGGAACTTGACGGTAACCGAGTTGTGCGATTTGATGACCGAGTGCCAGCGCGCAGCGTACGACTCGGCCGTAGATCCGCTGCACCCATGGATGTGGGCCGTGAAGGGCCATTACTACGGGCCGACGTTCTACAACTACCCGTATACCTATGGCCTACTATTCGGACTCGGTCTCTACAGCCTGTATCGCAACTCTTCGGATACGTTCAAACCGCAGTATGACGACCTGCTGGCCAGTACCGGCACAGCCGATGCCGTATCGCTTGCCGCGCGGTTTGGTATCGATGTCACGTCCACTTCATTCTGGCGGGCGAGCCTCGACATCATTCGCGGCCAGATAGCCGAGTTCGAGTCGGCAGTGGCCGCGGCCGGAAAATAG